The Campylobacter sp. RM16189 genome has a segment encoding these proteins:
- a CDS encoding valine--tRNA ligase, with protein sequence MSFYNAKEVEEKFYKIWEERGYFEIDANKEIQKDGRKFCIMMPPPNVTGSLHIGHSLTFTLQDIITRYKRMDGYKTLWQPGLDHAGIATQNVVEKQLLAQGITKESIGREEFVKRVWRWKEKSGGMIVHQMRRLGITPAWSRQRFTMDEGLKKAVKKAFVKLYENGTIVRGNYMINWCTHDGALSDIEVEHKDNRGKLYHIRYFLKDSKDYIVVATTRPETYFGDTAVMVNPNDERYKHLVGKKVVLPIINREIEIIADEHVDMEFGTGLVKVTPAHDMNDYEVGKRHNLEFITCFDEAGILNDQCDKFKGLERLEARDIIVAELEKIGNIEKIEDYENQVGYCYRCKNIVEPYISKQWFVKREIADQAIADVTSGLAKFYPPHWINSFNAWMRELRDWCISRQLWWGHQIPVFYCDDCGHEWADESEPTECRKCKSKNFHQDPDVLDTWFSSGLWPFSTLGWGNGDELKNEKWFENDLAEFYPNNLLITGFDILFFWVTRMMFQGQNALGELPFSDIYLHALVKDEQGRKMSKSLGNVIDPLDSIEEYSADILRFTLALLAVQGRDIKLSEDKIKLVRNFTNKLYNASKYLLLNESKFEDLDKIELKTKLGIYINSRFNECVRQVRENIDTYRFNDAANALYKFLWDEFCDWGIELSKADKSSVKELGSIFKEAMRLLSPFMPFISEYLYHELSGTNLQNSGSIMISRYPEIKEQNLMIEGIFSLVIEAIVAIRRAKATIDLGNSKISKAYVKLNRSENLSEAKEYIALLSKCEQIEFVSSKIADAVCDVSENLEVFISLEGVDMSAMISRLTAQKNKLEKEIIKLSNMLNNEKFVANAPADVIETNKAGLASAKEQFEKVEAELKKFSK encoded by the coding sequence GTGAGTTTTTACAACGCAAAAGAGGTTGAAGAGAAATTTTATAAAATTTGGGAAGAGCGCGGATATTTCGAGATAGATGCAAACAAAGAGATCCAAAAAGACGGACGCAAATTTTGCATTATGATGCCTCCTCCAAACGTCACAGGTTCGCTTCATATCGGACACTCCCTTACTTTTACACTTCAAGATATCATCACCCGCTATAAAAGGATGGACGGCTACAAAACACTTTGGCAGCCGGGGCTTGATCATGCAGGCATCGCCACTCAAAACGTCGTTGAAAAGCAGCTTTTAGCTCAAGGTATAACAAAAGAGAGCATAGGACGCGAAGAGTTCGTAAAGCGCGTATGGCGATGGAAGGAAAAAAGCGGCGGCATGATAGTTCATCAAATGCGCCGCCTTGGCATAACTCCCGCTTGGAGTCGCCAGAGATTTACTATGGATGAAGGGCTTAAAAAAGCCGTTAAAAAGGCATTTGTCAAGCTTTATGAAAACGGCACGATAGTTCGCGGAAACTACATGATAAACTGGTGTACGCATGATGGCGCACTTAGCGATATCGAGGTTGAGCATAAAGATAACAGAGGCAAGCTCTATCACATCAGATACTTTCTAAAAGATAGCAAAGACTATATCGTAGTAGCCACAACTCGCCCGGAAACATACTTCGGCGATACAGCCGTAATGGTAAATCCAAACGACGAGAGATATAAACACCTAGTCGGCAAAAAAGTGGTTTTGCCTATCATCAACCGCGAGATAGAGATCATAGCCGACGAGCACGTGGATATGGAGTTTGGAACAGGACTTGTTAAGGTTACTCCTGCTCACGATATGAACGACTACGAGGTTGGCAAGCGCCATAATTTGGAGTTCATCACATGCTTTGATGAGGCTGGAATCCTAAACGATCAGTGCGATAAATTTAAAGGTCTTGAAAGACTTGAAGCAAGAGATATCATCGTAGCGGAGCTAGAAAAGATTGGCAACATCGAAAAGATTGAAGACTACGAAAATCAAGTAGGCTACTGCTACCGCTGCAAAAATATCGTAGAACCTTACATTTCAAAACAGTGGTTTGTAAAACGCGAGATAGCCGATCAGGCAATTGCAGATGTAACAAGCGGTCTTGCTAAATTTTACCCTCCACACTGGATAAATAGCTTTAACGCTTGGATGAGAGAACTTCGCGACTGGTGTATATCTCGTCAGCTTTGGTGGGGACATCAAATTCCCGTTTTTTATTGCGATGATTGCGGCCATGAGTGGGCTGATGAGAGCGAACCGACAGAGTGCAGAAAGTGTAAAAGCAAAAATTTCCATCAAGATCCGGACGTGCTTGATACTTGGTTTTCTAGCGGTCTTTGGCCTTTTAGCACGCTTGGTTGGGGTAACGGTGACGAGCTTAAAAACGAAAAATGGTTTGAAAACGATTTAGCTGAATTTTATCCAAACAACCTGCTGATAACAGGCTTTGATATACTATTTTTCTGGGTTACAAGAATGATGTTTCAAGGGCAAAATGCGCTTGGCGAGCTTCCGTTTAGCGATATATATCTGCACGCTTTAGTTAAAGACGAGCAAGGTAGAAAGATGAGTAAAAGCCTTGGAAACGTGATCGATCCGCTTGATAGTATTGAGGAGTATAGCGCCGATATCTTGCGTTTTACTCTGGCACTTCTTGCCGTTCAGGGTCGAGACATAAAGCTTAGCGAAGATAAGATTAAATTAGTAAGAAATTTCACCAATAAGCTTTATAACGCCAGCAAATACCTGCTACTAAACGAGAGTAAATTTGAAGATCTTGATAAGATAGAGCTTAAAACCAAGCTTGGAATTTATATAAACAGTCGCTTTAATGAGTGTGTTCGCCAAGTGCGTGAAAATATCGATACCTACCGCTTTAACGACGCTGCGAATGCGCTTTATAAATTCCTCTGGGATGAGTTTTGCGACTGGGGAATCGAGCTTAGTAAAGCCGATAAAAGTAGCGTAAAAGAGCTTGGAAGCATATTTAAAGAGGCGATGAGGCTGCTAAGTCCGTTTATGCCGTTTATAAGCGAATACTTATATCACGAGCTAAGCGGCACAAATTTACAAAACTCAGGCTCTATAATGATTTCACGCTATCCTGAGATAAAAGAGCAAAATTTAATGATAGAAGGCATTTTTTCACTGGTAATCGAAGCGATAGTTGCTATAAGACGCGCAAAAGCTACGATTGACCTAGGAAATTCTAAAATCTCAAAGGCTTACGTAAAGCTAAACAGAAGCGAAAATTTAAGCGAGGCAAAAGAGTATATCGCCCTACTTTCCAAATGCGAGCAAATCGAATTTGTAAGCAGCAAGATAGCTGATGCAGTATGCGATGTAAGCGAAAATTTAGAAGTCTTTATCTCGCTTGAAGGCGTTGATATGTCGGCGATGATAAGTAGACTTACCGCGCAAAAAAATAAGCTTGAAAAAGAGATAATAAAGCTTTCAAACATGCTTAATAACGAAAAATTTGTAGCAAACGCCCCTGCTGATGTGATAGAAACAAACAAAGCAGGCCTTGCAAGTGCAAAAGAGCAGTTTGAAAAGGTGGAAGCTGAGCTTAAAAAATTTAGTAAATAA
- a CDS encoding alpha-2-macroglobulin: protein MLFRSTAATLMLCLSLNAFTLTGDFRAPDDRVLIFGVKYEKKATSSLIGTMTHKKLLTCTPELEGVYEYGNNDITLYLTKPLVKGIDYNCIKDKTSSGFYSGDFVLDKFVEYSKSDYLIGFNDEVKEEEFVKNFKIYERKNLAKNDIKYKITSKTKNNFNVKLLSSGENLIFDVSNNLKSTSGINLDNNYAIPQEPTTEEMFVDNPEAKTMLLTAPKAVSLDNGKLAIRLYLKNWLDYGNFHKFVSIDGVKNFKVSEIEYTNYTEKEDIPQDHYYYIDVTSDEFKPNTEYKIRYLKGFGDRYSLLRESAEFKIKFGNLKPFLKFSDPQNAPYMSNIGEIAIESVNTSTAKVVVEKLMDQNYRYFLNFSNEDLSPLVKEVASKNYELGGTLNEISKHKIKLDFADSGDGVYLITIYYDKEKSTSKVVYLTDIGVSVKLAKDEIFLFANRLSQNAVVANADVKIYSNKNEILANGITNDEGIFKFNKKNIGEEASSAVVTIGKEQGFIILTQGKNLNENGYYPKKAPNELYSAYLHFASDIIRPSDTIKGEIIIKNAIFSALSEMPVKLKIKDPQNKTILNKSIKTDKLGVINFDESVNSELSGSFKFEVIFADRILTSQNFSVESFTPQRIKNNITLNKDIYNKDELIEAKLQSNYLFGAPAGDLKGNIELNMYQKEYSNDKFKNYNFSNSEYSKIYFDQIFKDIKLDKDGKSTKIIKPLIGQKKVASVIGATLVFNINDDGKNISASKNLTIYPFDTMVGIKADTDFTEVNNNVNFNFINIDPISGEEKQGIEKVIDIKRGVWNYNLDKEGVMRWNKNYESISKVSQSTNTFSYSFSQSGDYKVVVTDTISGHSSSINIYVSGWDYGSLAPTKELAKAQIKLNQKSYKKGDVMSVDVSSVLKNAMALVTLESNGVKKHKILNIQNNSANVKFDLDFDFEGLYVSALIIRVADSDILPFRAYDKVYAKAEHKERNMEVKAKAPNVVRSNSKFKMEVKADPNSEITLFAVDEGILQITNQKFKSPLDFFNKAIADSVLDFDIFDSITGFKKDGKVLSFGGDTASSLMEMRMAKFATPVDKKNVKTYIKMQTTKADASGNATFEVEVPEDFNSKINLAVLAKSESKLGFDISEINVKDDIILKPTQTAYLVKGDKINYILRVINTTNDTKEITLSLDTNLNAKLEKEKITLKPNENLKTTIVLEANSTGKSFLKFKANDGKESYSYSLNLDVVYPCPLSTYATSFQASEKKTLTFEPEFKDIKIDASTSIKSLLGANSDKLINYPYGCSEQRSSKLLELNALVLNDQNSTKSRIDAADIKRFITAGMKDLIKMQKADGSFGYWGELSYTNNFASIYAIDTLLELEKSGFELDKNVKSKAISWLMNFGSKDNLQALYAAYVLSTQNKLEKSAANALYDNRKFSTSLEAYLMASILQNVGLKKESENALKQISDVVYNKEKSLADNFGSRKRNTAFTLLLHTRHFKKNAFSEEMANYLIKNIDKMYSTQERAFTLMALRAYIKDTSTRNKFKISYDGQDILFDGLNNIDISPKKPEITVTPESGSSVYLSVRSLAYRPLNINHDFNKKGLDIYRTFVDKNGKEVDINNIKLNDVIYSKLTLKTIDYIRNGVINEQISPCFEVINENIAPNLRTKATKNTLYVEHQNIQDDRVLSFYSLNSGYANEKDKVPFAIYTPLRVVMSGKCMLPAVITENMYDESISDYDLAQKEFIVK from the coding sequence ATGTTATTTAGATCTACAGCAGCTACTCTTATGCTATGTTTGAGCCTAAATGCTTTCACTCTTACGGGTGATTTTAGAGCGCCTGATGATAGAGTATTAATCTTTGGAGTAAAATACGAAAAAAAGGCTACATCGTCACTAATTGGAACGATGACGCATAAAAAACTTCTAACATGCACACCAGAACTTGAAGGAGTATACGAATACGGAAACAACGATATCACGCTTTATCTTACAAAACCACTTGTAAAAGGTATTGATTACAACTGCATTAAAGATAAAACTTCGTCCGGGTTTTACAGCGGGGATTTTGTATTAGACAAATTTGTAGAATACTCTAAAAGTGATTATCTGATAGGCTTTAATGACGAGGTTAAAGAAGAAGAATTTGTTAAAAATTTTAAAATTTACGAGAGAAAAAATCTAGCGAAAAACGATATCAAATACAAAATCACAAGCAAAACAAAGAATAACTTTAATGTAAAACTACTTAGTAGCGGAGAAAATTTGATATTTGACGTATCAAATAATCTAAAAAGCACCTCTGGAATAAATTTGGATAATAACTACGCAATACCTCAAGAGCCTACGACAGAAGAGATGTTTGTGGATAATCCAGAGGCTAAAACTATGCTTCTAACCGCCCCTAAAGCAGTTAGTTTGGATAATGGAAAATTAGCCATAAGACTATATTTAAAAAATTGGCTTGATTATGGAAATTTTCATAAATTTGTAAGTATAGACGGAGTTAAAAATTTTAAAGTTAGCGAGATTGAGTATACGAATTATACAGAGAAAGAAGATATACCGCAAGATCACTATTATTACATTGATGTCACAAGCGATGAATTTAAACCGAATACAGAATATAAAATAAGATATTTAAAAGGATTTGGAGATAGGTATTCATTACTAAGAGAGAGTGCTGAATTTAAAATCAAATTTGGAAATTTAAAACCGTTTTTAAAATTTAGCGATCCGCAAAATGCTCCATATATGTCAAATATCGGCGAGATAGCCATAGAAAGCGTCAATACAAGCACTGCAAAAGTAGTAGTAGAAAAACTAATGGATCAAAACTATAGATACTTCTTAAATTTTTCAAACGAAGACCTATCGCCTTTAGTTAAAGAGGTAGCAAGTAAAAACTATGAGCTTGGCGGGACTTTAAATGAAATTTCAAAACATAAGATCAAGCTTGACTTCGCAGATAGCGGAGATGGAGTGTATCTTATAACAATATATTACGACAAAGAAAAAAGCACATCTAAAGTAGTATATTTAACAGATATAGGCGTAAGCGTCAAACTGGCTAAGGATGAGATCTTTTTATTCGCCAATAGACTTAGTCAAAATGCTGTGGTAGCAAACGCGGATGTAAAAATTTATTCTAATAAAAACGAAATTTTAGCAAACGGAATAACAAACGATGAGGGCATATTTAAATTTAACAAGAAAAATATCGGCGAAGAGGCTTCATCTGCTGTCGTAACCATAGGCAAAGAGCAAGGGTTTATAATCTTGACTCAGGGCAAAAATTTAAACGAAAATGGCTACTATCCAAAGAAAGCTCCAAATGAACTTTACAGCGCTTATTTACACTTTGCGAGCGATATAATTCGTCCATCAGATACAATAAAAGGAGAGATAATAATCAAAAACGCTATATTTAGCGCTCTATCTGAAATGCCTGTAAAACTTAAAATAAAAGATCCTCAAAACAAAACAATACTTAATAAATCTATAAAGACAGATAAGCTTGGAGTGATAAATTTTGACGAGAGTGTAAATTCGGAACTTAGCGGATCGTTTAAATTTGAAGTTATTTTCGCAGACAGAATACTAACTTCTCAAAATTTCTCAGTTGAGTCCTTCACTCCTCAACGCATAAAAAATAACATAACACTAAATAAAGATATATATAACAAAGATGAACTAATAGAAGCTAAGCTTCAAAGCAACTATCTATTTGGTGCACCTGCTGGTGATTTAAAAGGCAACATAGAGCTAAATATGTATCAAAAAGAGTATTCAAACGATAAATTTAAAAATTATAATTTTAGTAATAGTGAATACTCTAAAATATACTTTGACCAGATATTTAAAGATATAAAGCTTGACAAAGACGGCAAGAGCACAAAGATAATAAAACCGCTTATAGGGCAAAAAAAGGTTGCAAGCGTAATTGGTGCTACCTTGGTCTTTAATATCAATGATGATGGTAAAAATATATCGGCAAGTAAAAATCTAACTATCTATCCTTTTGATACTATGGTAGGAATCAAGGCCGATACCGACTTTACAGAGGTTAATAACAATGTAAATTTTAACTTCATCAACATAGATCCTATAAGTGGCGAAGAAAAACAAGGAATAGAAAAAGTAATAGATATAAAAAGAGGAGTATGGAATTACAACCTAGATAAAGAAGGTGTGATGAGATGGAATAAAAACTATGAAAGCATATCTAAAGTATCGCAATCTACAAATACATTTTCTTACAGCTTCTCTCAAAGCGGAGATTACAAAGTAGTCGTAACGGATACTATAAGCGGACATAGTTCAAGCATAAATATATATGTCAGTGGCTGGGATTACGGCTCACTTGCTCCTACAAAAGAACTGGCAAAAGCTCAAATAAAACTAAATCAAAAGAGCTATAAAAAAGGCGATGTGATGAGTGTAGATGTAAGCTCTGTACTCAAAAACGCTATGGCACTCGTTACACTTGAAAGCAACGGGGTAAAAAAACATAAAATTTTAAATATCCAAAATAACTCAGCCAATGTAAAATTTGATCTGGATTTTGACTTTGAGGGATTATATGTAAGCGCTCTCATCATAAGAGTAGCCGATAGTGATATACTTCCGTTTAGGGCATACGATAAGGTTTATGCCAAAGCAGAACATAAAGAAAGAAATATGGAAGTAAAAGCAAAGGCTCCAAATGTAGTAAGGTCAAATTCTAAATTTAAGATGGAAGTAAAAGCCGATCCTAATTCTGAGATTACATTATTTGCTGTAGATGAGGGAATTTTGCAGATAACTAATCAAAAATTTAAAAGCCCTCTTGATTTCTTCAATAAAGCAATAGCGGATTCTGTGCTTGATTTTGATATATTTGACAGTATTACTGGATTTAAAAAAGACGGTAAAGTGCTAAGCTTTGGCGGTGATACGGCTAGCTCACTAATGGAGATGAGAATGGCGAAATTTGCAACTCCAGTTGACAAGAAAAACGTAAAAACTTATATCAAAATGCAAACTACAAAAGCTGATGCTAGCGGAAATGCAACTTTTGAAGTAGAGGTTCCTGAGGACTTCAATTCCAAGATAAATCTAGCCGTTTTAGCAAAGAGCGAAAGTAAGCTTGGTTTTGATATAAGTGAAATTAACGTCAAAGATGACATTATATTAAAACCTACACAAACTGCATACTTAGTAAAAGGCGATAAGATAAATTACATCCTAAGAGTTATAAATACTACAAACGATACAAAAGAGATTACTCTTAGCTTAGATACAAATTTAAACGCAAAACTTGAAAAAGAGAAGATAACTCTAAAGCCAAATGAGAATTTAAAAACAACAATTGTCTTAGAGGCAAACTCTACCGGCAAATCGTTCTTGAAATTTAAGGCAAACGACGGCAAAGAAAGCTACTCTTACTCATTAAATTTAGACGTGGTTTATCCTTGTCCACTCAGCACATATGCCACATCTTTTCAGGCAAGCGAAAAGAAAACTTTGACATTTGAGCCTGAATTTAAAGATATCAAAATAGATGCTTCAACCTCTATAAAAAGCCTTCTTGGAGCAAATAGCGATAAGCTTATAAACTATCCTTACGGATGCTCGGAGCAACGCTCAAGTAAGCTTTTAGAGCTTAACGCCTTAGTGCTTAACGACCAAAACAGCACAAAATCAAGAATAGATGCGGCTGACATTAAGAGGTTTATAACAGCAGGCATGAAGGATCTTATAAAAATGCAAAAAGCTGATGGAAGCTTTGGTTATTGGGGAGAGTTAAGCTATACTAATAATTTTGCCTCTATCTATGCGATAGATACGCTTTTAGAGCTTGAAAAATCAGGATTTGAACTTGATAAAAATGTGAAGTCAAAAGCCATTAGTTGGCTTATGAATTTTGGCTCAAAAGACAATCTTCAAGCCCTATATGCAGCTTATGTATTAAGTACTCAAAACAAGCTTGAAAAATCTGCAGCCAATGCACTTTACGATAATAGAAAATTTTCAACCTCTCTTGAAGCTTACTTGATGGCATCGATCCTTCAAAATGTAGGACTAAAAAAAGAGAGTGAAAATGCACTTAAACAAATTAGCGATGTAGTTTATAACAAAGAGAAATCTCTAGCTGATAACTTTGGCTCAAGAAAGAGAAATACAGCGTTTACACTGCTACTTCACACTAGACATTTTAAGAAAAACGCATTTAGCGAAGAGATGGCAAACTATCTAATCAAAAATATAGACAAAATGTATTCTACGCAAGAGCGTGCATTTACATTAATGGCACTAAGAGCTTATATTAAAGATACTTCAACTAGAAATAAATTTAAGATAAGCTACGATGGTCAAGATATACTTTTTGACGGATTAAATAATATCGACATATCTCCTAAAAAACCTGAAATTACCGTTACTCCAGAGTCTGGATCATCGGTATATTTAAGCGTAAGAAGCTTGGCATATAGACCTCTTAATATAAATCACGATTTTAATAAAAAGGGTCTTGATATCTATAGAACCTTTGTCGATAAAAATGGTAAAGAGGTAGATATCAACAACATTAAGCTAAATGATGTCATATACTCCAAGCTAACACTAAAGACAATAGACTACATAAGAAACGGAGTGATAAATGAGCAGATAAGCCCTTGCTTTGAAGTCATAAATGAAAATATAGCTCCGAATTTGAGAACAAAGGCTACGAAAAACACTCTATATGTCGAACATCAAAATATACAAGATGATAGAGTACTTAGCTTTTACTCGCTTAATTCAGGATACGCGAATGAAAAAGATAAGGTGCCGTTTGCTATTTATACCCCGCTTAGAGTCGTGATGAGCGGTAAATGTATGCTACCTGCGGTAATTACAGAAAATATGTATGACGAGAGCATAAGCGATTACGATCTAGCTCAAAAAGAATTTATCGTAAAATAA
- the pbpC gene encoding penicillin-binding protein 1C — MKNKIIKFAKFGFIFIASLFLAFLILDFDFPLNTKMLTRENSSILFDKNGEIISMRPSSDEIWRFEAQNIPQTLKDSVLLFEDRYFYYHFGFNPFSMARAALHNLTHKNRIGASTITMQVARMMSPKERTYANKIKEIFTAFQLEWHYTKDEILKFYFNLAPYGGNIEGVVAAARFYFNKNLEDLSIAQMALLSTIPKNPNANRLDKKSNINTLKNRVVTLLYKAKIIDKSQYQRARSEPFKNKRFNAPLNAKQYSLIAIKNGVINSNLNLNLQNILETNLKIASDLMMDKNAKNAAGIIIDNRSMSVAAYVGSHNEKALDGENDGVIMSRNVGSTLKPFIFSLGLDQGFITPKKEMIDTEIFIREYNPKNYDNEFLGIVSATEALALSLNIPAVNLNHKLKENSLYEMLKEINLVKNTKEFYGDSISLGSAEMSLLNLAHLYTIYANKGELKPLEVAGKTIGENKRLISEQSAYLTAKMLSKAARSYLGVTWQYAKDTPQIAFKTGTSYGSRDIYAIGVNQDYTIAVWFGNFNGKKTKNLSGFSDASKVVFDIFKILAQQESLSFIDIPNGIEEKESCLDAFKFKECKNIQIDELISGVELKDDCDSIRSEEVDFLLKNNKISKQDIKDSPCFYKFKNHKPLIASPFNEQIIMSNEKETKVMLKCYAYIGDEIYYKIDDEEFNKTTNAAEKMLILKEGEHKIGCLDENSNLSEIKIEIRRF; from the coding sequence ATGAAGAATAAAATTATTAAATTTGCTAAATTTGGTTTTATCTTTATCGCATCTCTTTTCTTGGCATTTTTAATACTTGATTTTGACTTCCCTTTAAATACGAAAATGCTCACTAGAGAAAATTCTTCGATATTGTTTGATAAAAATGGCGAGATTATTTCTATGCGCCCAAGTAGCGATGAAATTTGGCGTTTTGAGGCGCAAAATATCCCACAAACGCTCAAAGATAGCGTTTTGCTCTTTGAGGATAGATACTTCTACTACCATTTTGGCTTTAATCCTTTTTCAATGGCTAGAGCCGCGCTTCATAATTTAACCCACAAAAACCGCATAGGAGCTTCAACCATAACAATGCAAGTAGCCCGCATGATGAGCCCGAAAGAGCGGACATACGCAAATAAAATCAAAGAAATTTTTACCGCCTTTCAGCTTGAATGGCACTACACAAAAGATGAAATTTTAAAATTTTACTTTAATCTCGCTCCTTATGGCGGCAACATAGAAGGCGTTGTGGCGGCTGCGAGATTTTATTTTAATAAAAATTTAGAAGATCTAAGCATTGCTCAAATGGCTCTTCTTAGCACGATCCCAAAAAATCCGAACGCAAATCGCCTTGATAAAAAATCAAACATAAATACTTTAAAAAACCGCGTAGTAACTTTGCTGTATAAGGCTAAAATAATAGACAAGAGCCAATATCAAAGAGCCAGAAGCGAGCCATTTAAAAATAAACGCTTCAATGCGCCTTTAAATGCCAAGCAATACTCTTTAATCGCTATTAAAAACGGAGTTATAAACTCGAATCTGAATCTAAATTTACAAAATATTTTAGAAACAAATTTAAAAATAGCCTCAGATTTAATGATGGATAAAAATGCCAAAAATGCAGCCGGTATAATCATAGATAATAGATCAATGAGTGTGGCTGCATATGTTGGCTCACATAACGAAAAGGCTTTAGACGGGGAAAATGACGGAGTGATTATGAGTAGAAACGTAGGCTCCACTCTAAAACCTTTTATATTTTCATTAGGACTCGATCAAGGCTTCATAACCCCTAAAAAAGAGATGATAGATACTGAAATTTTCATAAGAGAATACAATCCAAAAAATTACGATAACGAATTTTTGGGCATAGTTTCGGCTACAGAGGCCTTAGCGCTTAGCCTAAATATACCTGCTGTAAATTTAAATCATAAACTTAAAGAAAACTCACTATACGAGATGCTAAAAGAGATAAATTTAGTAAAAAATACAAAAGAATTTTACGGCGACAGCATATCATTAGGAAGCGCTGAAATGAGCCTATTAAATTTAGCCCACTTATATACAATATACGCCAATAAAGGGGAGTTAAAACCTCTTGAAGTCGCAGGAAAAACAATAGGAGAAAACAAACGTCTAATAAGCGAACAAAGTGCGTATCTAACTGCAAAAATGCTATCAAAGGCAGCCAGAAGCTACCTAGGAGTTACATGGCAATATGCAAAGGATACCCCGCAAATCGCTTTTAAAACCGGCACTAGTTATGGATCAAGAGATATATATGCCATAGGAGTTAATCAAGACTACACAATAGCGGTATGGTTTGGAAATTTTAACGGTAAAAAGACTAAAAATTTAAGCGGATTTTCTGATGCCTCCAAGGTTGTTTTTGATATCTTTAAAATTTTAGCTCAACAAGAAAGTCTATCTTTTATCGATATTCCAAACGGAATCGAAGAAAAAGAGAGCTGTCTGGACGCATTTAAATTTAAAGAGTGTAAAAATATACAAATTGATGAGCTTATAAGCGGTGTTGAACTAAAAGATGATTGCGATAGTATAAGAAGTGAAGAGGTGGATTTCTTACTAAAAAACAATAAAATTTCAAAACAAGATATAAAAGACAGCCCCTGCTTTTATAAATTTAAAAACCATAAGCCTCTAATAGCCTCACCTTTTAACGAACAAATAATAATGAGTAATGAGAAGGAAACTAAAGTTATGCTAAAATGTTACGCATATATTGGAGATGAAATTTATTACAAAATAGATGACGAAGAGTTTAATAAGACCACAAACGCAGCCGAAAAAATGCTAATTCTAAAAGAAGGTGAACACAAAATAGGTTGTCTGGATGAGAATTCAAATTTAAGCGAAATAAAAATAGAAATAAGGAGGTTTTGA